In candidate division WOR-3 bacterium, the genomic window AATCTCACCTAATTTAGGGTAATAACCGAGTTCAATGATCTGGTCTATTTTCTCGTTGGGCATAATATTCATCAAAGATTTTTTCTTTTCATCAAAGGCGGGATCATCCTGGTCAATAAATACTGTCCATAATTCTTCATCAAGAATTGTTGTTATTATTTCATTAAGGTCTTCTTCAATGTCTTTCAATAATTCTATAAGATACTGGCGGGCAATCAACCTGCTTATTCCACATACTTCATCGGTGGAAATATAAGCACCATGCAATCTTATGGGTGTTCCTTTACCCGGAGGTAGAAAAAGCATATCACCTCTGCCCAATAATGATTCGGCACCGTTCATATCAAGGATTGTTCGTGAATCGGTTTTAGAAGCAACCTGAAACGCTATCCTGCAGGGGAAATTTGCCTTTATAAGTCCAGTTATTACATCCACTGATGGCCTTTGTGTTGCCAGAATAAGATGGATACCAACAGCCCTGGACATTTGGGCAAGTCGTGTGATATTCTCTTCAATTTCACTTGGTGCTGTGAGCATCAAATCCGCAAGTTCATCAACAATTACTACGATATAAGGTTTGATATCTCCGTTTTTCTTTCTCATTTTTTCATTATATCCGTCAATATCGCGAACATTCTCTCGTGCAAAATCACGATAACGTGATTCCATTATTCCGACCAGTGCCTCAAGTTCTTCAACTGCATCTTTTGGTTCGGTTATCGCTTTGCGTAAAAGATGGGGAATGGAATTATACATAGGTAATTCAAGCCGTTTGGGATCAATCATCAAAAATCTTACATCCCGATAGGTAGTGTGATAAAGCAGACTGGCGATAATCGTGTTAATACATACACTCTTTCCCGAACCCGTGGTTCCGGCAACAAGCATATGAGGCATTGTTGATATATCGTCGCTTACAGGATTTCCAGTTATATCTTCGCCCAACACTATTGCCAGGGGTGAAGGGTTATTATCAAAATTTGGGTCAAGGAGGCAGTTTTTTAGATACACAAGGCTTCGCTCTTTATTGGGTACTTCAATCCCAACGGCTGATTTTCCGGGGATAGGCGCAACAATCCTTACTCTGGTCGCCTTTAATGCGAGTGCCAGGTCGTTATCAAGATTGGCAATCTTGCTGACCTTTATTCCGGGTGCAGGTTCAAATTCAAATCTTGTAATCACGGGTCCAGATTCAAAG contains:
- a CDS encoding DNA translocase FtsK 4TM domain-containing protein, whose amino-acid sequence is MQILMLVIAIVILTLACAVLIYVSRFLEEKKKRKLTGIISLFLCILFLISQISFLLFPEERYKNFGGLFGYYISLWVFSIIGLYFFVIPGLLLYFGYLYLFEKERRDGYHLLYLIPIGVLIDIILSLFLNWTPYKNIDSGGFIGTIIKDFLLKYFGYPGTYIILAFGILVIIFMTMRKFIIPKKQIPDTLTKVEEKEIEMPDEEIKTDFEEESNEQVTKEKKIRIKKKKEIPKIDFKTEFLNILAEPTKKVGVDTEILKKESEILEQRLAEFDVQGKVVNFESGPVITRFEFEPAPGIKVSKIANLDNDLALALKATRVRIVAPIPGKSAVGIEVPNKERSLVYLKNCLLDPNFDNNPSPLAIVLGEDITGNPVSDDISTMPHMLVAGTTGSGKSVCINTIIASLLYHTTYRDVRFLMIDPKRLELPMYNSIPHLLRKAITEPKDAVEELEALVGIMESRYRDFARENVRDIDGYNEKMRKKNGDIKPYIVVIVDELADLMLTAPSEIEENITRLAQMSRAVGIHLILATQRPSVDVITGLIKANFPCRIAFQVASKTDSRTILDMNGAESLLGRGDMLFLPPGKGTPIRLHGAYISTDEVCGISRLIARQYLIELLKDIEEDLNEIITTILDEELWTVFIDQDDPAFDEKKKSLMNIMPNEKIDQIIELGYYPKLGEIVVEETTTAEIAEGEVDPMFPEAARLVFRHQVASVSLLQRRLNLGYARAGRIIDQLEAAGIVEPFQGSKSRKVLIQNQDELESIIAKYQ